One Caenibius sp. WL genomic window, GGGATATAGGGGAAGCGCCGGAGCGATCAGGCGATCACGCCGAGAATGTCGCTTTCCTTCATGATCAGCAGGTCTTCACCGTCGACCTTGACTTCGGTGCCCGACCATTTGCCGAACAGCACGCGATCGCCAGCCTTGACATCGAGCGGGGTAACCTTGCCGTCTTCGGCGCGCGCGCCGCTGCCGACAGCCACGATTTCGCCTTCGCTCGGCTTTTCCTTGGCGCTGTCGGGGATGATGATGCCGCCGGCGGTCTTTTCTTCGGCTTCGATGCGCCGAACGAGAACGCGGTCATGCAACGGACGGAATGCCATGTCTGTGACCTCTTCCAGTTGAGTTGAATGCAGTTGGCACTCCCTGCGTGGGAGTGCCAGCGGCCGGGATATGGTGCCAGCCGATCAGGTCGTCAAGCGCACCTGATGAAGTTTTTTCACGGCAGTTCGGCGACAAGCCCGAAGCGTTCGCGGCGGTGCCAGCGATAAAGCAGCATCAGGGCGACGACGGCAAGCCCGATGGCAAAGCCGAACCACACCCCCTGGCCGCGCAGCGGAGTGAGGAAAGCCAGCGCCAGCGCGCCGCCGAAACCGGGCAGCCAATAGCCGAAGATGGCGATGACCATCGGCACTTTGGTATCCTGCAATCCGCGCAGCGCACCCGCCGCGACGGTCTGCAATCCGTCGAACAACTGGAAGAACGCGGCAATCGCCATGAATTGCACGGCAAAGCCGAGCAGGATGGCATTGGCCGGATCGTGAATGTCGAGATAGGCGGAGATGATGAATTCCGGGATCAGCCACAGCGCGCTGGCGGTGAACACCATGAAACCGAGGCTGAGGCCGATGGCCGCCCATCCGGCATGGGCAATCCCGGCCCTGTCGCGCGCGCCGTAGTGATAGCCGACCCGGATCGTTGCCGCCTGGCCGATGCCGAACGGCACCTGAAAAGCGAAAGCGGCGATCTGCAGGGCAATGGTGTGCGCGGCCAGTTCCGCCTTGCCGATCCAGCCCATCAGCACGGCCGCGCTGCTGAACAGCCCGGCTTCCGCCAGGATCGTGCCCGCGATCGGCAAACCGATGCCGACGATTTCGCGGAAACGGGTCATTTCCGGGCGCCATAGACGCCCGAACAGGTAATAGCGGCGCAACCGCCGGTCGGCATAGATCGCGCCGACATAGGCCAGCAGCATGAGGACGGCGGTAAGCGTGCTGGCCAGCGCCGAACCGTTGAGGCCCATGGCCGGAACCCCGAACGCGCCGAACACGAACACGTAGTTGGCAAGGATGTTCACCCCGATCGCCGCGGCGGTGATGACCGTGGCGAAAATCGGCCGCCCCATGGTGGCGACGAAAGTGCGCAGCACGCTGGCGAGAATCATCGGGATCATCGCCCACATCAGGATACGCAGGAACGCGCCCGCTTTATGGGCGATCACCGGGTCTTGCCCGCTGGCGAGCAGCAGCACTTCGCCGAAAGCGCAGATCGCCATTCCGGCGAGGCCGGACAGCACCCCGAGCCACAGCGCCATGCGCACGCTGCGGCGGATTTCGCGCACCGCGTGGCGGCCCTTGCCGAGTTCGGCGGCGATCAGCGGGGCGACCGCGCCGGTAAGTCCGGAGAAGCACCAGGTGAGCAGACTGAACAGCGCGACCGACAGGCTGGAGGCGGCCAGCGCTTCCTGGCCCAGCCGGGCGACGAAGATCACGTCCACCGCGTGCACCGCCATCTGCAGCAGATTGGCCGCCGCCAGCGGCACGGCGAGCCGCACCGTGGCCTTGATTTCCGTGCGCACGGCAGATCCGGGGAGAGGCAGGGGTGACATCGGTTGCCGCCGATAGGCCAGCGGACAGATTGGGGGAAGCGAATAGTTGCACCCCGCGTGGGGCTTGATAAGGACGCGGCCTACACATGGCGTTCGCCGAGGGAGGGAAAGAATGCGCAAGCTCATGGCCAACGGCGTTGCGGCGCTTCTGACGCTGGGGCTCATGGCCTGTGGCGGGCAGGATGCGGGCGAGCGGACTGCTGGCGGTGAAACGGGCGATGCCGCCGCCGCGCCGGAAGCCGCGACCGCGCAGGCGGATAACGCGCCGGCCGCGTTCAACCAATGCCGCAGTTGCCACTCGGTGGAACCGGAGCGGCATATGATCGGCCCTTCGCTGGCGGGTATTTTCGAGACTCCGGCGGGCGATGTGGAAGGCTATGCGTTCAGCCCGGCGATGCGGGAATCGGGCCTGGTCTGGGATGAAAAGACGCTGGACGCCTATCTCAAGGCGCCACGCCAGACCGTGCCGGGCACCAAGATGATCTATCCCGGGCTCAAGAACGATGCGCAGCGGGCCGAAGTGATCGCCTATCTCAAATCGCTTGCGCCGCCCGCGCCCTAACGACTCCGGCTGGCTGCGCGCGTGGTTGGAACCGGACAGGCTTGGGCGCAGTTCGGGCAGGCAGGCTAAACCGGGGCGTGCGCCGCCAGTCGGTTTCGACTGTCCGCTTCATCCCCATGCGAGGGGGCAGGCGTTAAAGTCTAGTGCGCCGGCCAATCGGCGTTCACCGCAGCGGGCAGTTGCTCCGGCAGGGCCATATTGTTCATGCAATTCAGCATGCCGGTGATCCGCAACCGGCGATCTGGGTTGACCGTTCCCAGCGTCCCAGCCGCGCCCATCCAGCCGAACGTGCCTTTGTCCGGCCCTGAGGAAACCAGCCGGCCCCCGGCGCCGAACCCGTCGCCCGAACCGGGGAAGATATAGCTGTTCATGTTCGTGCCCGCGGGCAGGAGATTGGACATGCCCATTGCCACCGCGGCGGGTGGCAGGACGGTAGTCCCGCGAAATGTCCCTCCGCCCACCAGCATGGCGAGGAAGCGATCGTAGTCCCGCGCGGTGGACACGAGGCCGCCGCCGCCCGAAACGTATGTCGGCTGCTTCAGGAATTGGGATTGCGCGCCGGGATCGATCAGCGTGGCCTTGCTGCCGTCGGCGGGATAGGGGGTGCTGTAGTTATCGACCAGGCGCATGCGATCTTGAGCGGGAACGCGAAAGCCCGTGCTGGCCATGCCCAGCGGATCGAAAAACGCCTGCTTCAGGAACGCATCGAACGGCTGGCCAGAGACGATCTCCACGATCCGTCCGATCAGATCGAGCCCATAGGAATAGCGCCAGTGCGTTCCCGGTTCCGCCTCCAGCGGGACCGTGGCAAGACGGCGCGCGAATTCGGCTAGGCCGGTCACCGCGCCGGGCACGTCGGGCGCGCCATCGGCATCCAGCACGCCGCGCTTGAGCCCCACTGCTGTATAGGCATCGATCAGCGGCCCGCCGACCATCGGTATGGCGGCGCCTATCCCCGATGTATGAGTCAGCAGATGGCGTACCGTGATCGGATTTCTGGCCGGTCTTGCCGCAAGGCCGGCCTTTGGATCGATCAGCACCTGCATGGTTCCGAATTCCGGCATGAAATCGGCAATCGGCTGATCCAGGGTGATCCTGCCTTGCGCGATCAGCAGCATCGCAGCCATGCCCGCCACAGGCTTGGTCATCGAATAGATCCGCCACAGGGTGTTTTCATCGACGGCCACTTCGCTGCCGAAGCCCAGTGTCCCATGGCAGATAAAGGTGGGGTCCTCTTGCCCGTGGCCAAGGGCGACAACCACTCCGGGGACGACTTCCGCTGAAACCAGATCGCGGGCAAGCGCTTTGACGGAAGGAAAATCGCTCTTTTGGGGATGAGCGGTGTTGGCCGTTACAAGCGGTGACACGCTCAGCGCGCCCAGCCCCTGCAGAACCCGCCGCCGATGCGTTGTCGCATTCCCTGTCTGGCCGCCCATCCTTCCCCCTTTTGTGCTGTATCCGGAGGAGGTTAGCGCATCTCGGCCCAAAGGAAAGGCGATTGTATCGTTGGCATCGCTTGCCAATACCTCACCCAAACGAAAAGGGCGGCACCTTGCGGGGCCGCCCTTCGCGTAATCTCTCGAAGAGAGGATCGCTTACTTCAGCTCGACGGTGCCGCCGGCTTCTTCGATCTTCTTCTTGATGTCTTCGGCTTCGGCCTTGTTCACGCCTTCCTTCAGCGCCTTGGGGGCGCCTTCGACGAGAGCCTTGGCTTCGGTCAGGCCCAGGCCGGTGATGGCGCGGACTTCCTTGATGACCTGGATCTTCTTGCCACCGTCGCCGGTCAGGATGACGTCGAATTCGGTCTTTTCTTCAGCGGCTGCACCGGCATCGCCACCAGCGGCGGGGGCGGCAACAGCAACAGCAGCG contains:
- a CDS encoding MATE family efflux transporter; amino-acid sequence: MSPLPLPGSAVRTEIKATVRLAVPLAAANLLQMAVHAVDVIFVARLGQEALAASSLSVALFSLLTWCFSGLTGAVAPLIAAELGKGRHAVREIRRSVRMALWLGVLSGLAGMAICAFGEVLLLASGQDPVIAHKAGAFLRILMWAMIPMILASVLRTFVATMGRPIFATVITAAAIGVNILANYVFVFGAFGVPAMGLNGSALASTLTAVLMLLAYVGAIYADRRLRRYYLFGRLWRPEMTRFREIVGIGLPIAGTILAEAGLFSSAAVLMGWIGKAELAAHTIALQIAAFAFQVPFGIGQAATIRVGYHYGARDRAGIAHAGWAAIGLSLGFMVFTASALWLIPEFIISAYLDIHDPANAILLGFAVQFMAIAAFFQLFDGLQTVAAGALRGLQDTKVPMVIAIFGYWLPGFGGALALAFLTPLRGQGVWFGFAIGLAVVALMLLYRWHRRERFGLVAELP
- the groES gene encoding co-chaperone GroES; translated protein: MAFRPLHDRVLVRRIEAEEKTAGGIIIPDSAKEKPSEGEIVAVGSGARAEDGKVTPLDVKAGDRVLFGKWSGTEVKVDGEDLLIMKESDILGVIA
- a CDS encoding c-type cytochrome codes for the protein MRKLMANGVAALLTLGLMACGGQDAGERTAGGETGDAAAAPEAATAQADNAPAAFNQCRSCHSVEPERHMIGPSLAGIFETPAGDVEGYAFSPAMRESGLVWDEKTLDAYLKAPRQTVPGTKMIYPGLKNDAQRAEVIAYLKSLAPPAP
- a CDS encoding serine hydrolase domain-containing protein, with product MGGQTGNATTHRRRVLQGLGALSVSPLVTANTAHPQKSDFPSVKALARDLVSAEVVPGVVVALGHGQEDPTFICHGTLGFGSEVAVDENTLWRIYSMTKPVAGMAAMLLIAQGRITLDQPIADFMPEFGTMQVLIDPKAGLAARPARNPITVRHLLTHTSGIGAAIPMVGGPLIDAYTAVGLKRGVLDADGAPDVPGAVTGLAEFARRLATVPLEAEPGTHWRYSYGLDLIGRIVEIVSGQPFDAFLKQAFFDPLGMASTGFRVPAQDRMRLVDNYSTPYPADGSKATLIDPGAQSQFLKQPTYVSGGGGLVSTARDYDRFLAMLVGGGTFRGTTVLPPAAVAMGMSNLLPAGTNMNSYIFPGSGDGFGAGGRLVSSGPDKGTFGWMGAAGTLGTVNPDRRLRITGMLNCMNNMALPEQLPAAVNADWPAH
- the rplL gene encoding 50S ribosomal protein L7/L12 yields the protein MADIAKLVEELSKLTVLEAAELAKALEEEWGVSAAAAVAVAAPAAGGDAGAAAEEKTEFDVILTGDGGKKIQVIKEVRAITGLGLTEAKALVEGAPKALKEGVNKAEAEDIKKKIEEAGGTVELK